A section of the Virgibacillus sp. NKC19-3 genome encodes:
- a CDS encoding ROK family transcriptional regulator has translation MTDQFVNGNTVKQANRSFILKDIRQSGPITKIDLARKFDLTFSAVGNIITEFSEAGLIKEAGYGESSGGRPPVLYEMKWDSVYVIALVIGVREISACLVNLKGEVSDEIIAEEDSKPLIERVYNLIDQLLERIAIDISKISGIGVSAPGPIDTTDGKMLTPPNLEGVRNISFQRLLEDRYKWPTILEKDANAFALAEQWFGDVEPNEDILYIYNDQGLGGGLIIDSRIHRGIGNGAGEIGHMVIDIDGPKCNCGNFGCLETLSSGIAIQRRVKEEIRRGYPTSLADDYLNNGKEPTIENIVQQAEEGDKLALEVLHEAERYLGLGLANAINLFAPDQVIFGGMVAKLYPKMINTAEKIAKERALSPYARNIIFAESAFNHQSNSIGAASVIHQKLFDYPEGTII, from the coding sequence ATGACTGATCAGTTTGTAAATGGTAACACAGTTAAGCAGGCTAATCGCTCCTTTATTCTAAAGGATATTCGCCAAAGCGGTCCCATTACAAAAATAGATCTGGCCCGTAAATTCGATTTAACATTTTCGGCTGTCGGAAATATAATTACAGAATTTTCCGAGGCGGGACTGATAAAAGAAGCCGGATATGGTGAGTCTAGCGGTGGGAGACCTCCTGTTTTATATGAGATGAAATGGGATAGTGTTTATGTGATAGCGTTGGTAATCGGTGTTAGGGAAATTTCTGCTTGCCTGGTTAATTTAAAGGGGGAAGTTAGCGATGAAATTATAGCAGAAGAAGATTCCAAACCTTTAATTGAGAGGGTTTATAATCTAATCGACCAGCTATTGGAGCGAATCGCTATTGATATTTCTAAAATATCAGGGATAGGTGTATCTGCTCCTGGACCGATTGATACTACTGATGGAAAGATGTTGACACCACCTAACCTAGAAGGCGTCAGGAATATTAGCTTTCAACGTTTGCTTGAAGATCGATATAAATGGCCAACCATCCTCGAGAAAGATGCTAATGCTTTTGCTTTAGCTGAACAATGGTTCGGCGATGTAGAACCGAATGAAGATATCCTGTACATTTATAATGATCAGGGGCTTGGTGGTGGTCTTATCATCGATTCTCGGATTCACCGTGGAATTGGTAATGGTGCCGGTGAAATTGGTCATATGGTTATCGATATTGATGGCCCAAAGTGTAATTGTGGTAATTTTGGTTGCTTGGAAACGCTTAGTTCAGGTATTGCTATTCAAAGACGAGTGAAAGAAGAGATTCGACGTGGATATCCAACAAGCCTTGCTGATGACTACCTTAATAATGGGAAAGAACCTACAATAGAGAATATTGTTCAACAAGCAGAAGAAGGGGACAAGTTAGCACTCGAAGTTTTGCATGAGGCAGAAAGATATTTAGGACTTGGATTAGCTAATGCTATTAATTTATTTGCCCCTGATCAGGTGATTTTTGGAGGAATGGTTGCAAAACTTTATCCTAAAATGATTAATACTGCAGAAAAAATTGCGAAAGAGCGTGCACTTTCACCATATGCAAGAAATATTATTTTTGCAGAGTCCGCTTTTAATCATCAATCAAATTCCATCGGGGCTGCATCAGTCATTCACCAAAAATTGTTTGATTATCCTGAAGGAACCATTATTTAA